The following coding sequences are from one Nicotiana tomentosiformis chromosome 3, ASM39032v3, whole genome shotgun sequence window:
- the LOC104111322 gene encoding cytochrome P450 93A3-like, whose amino-acid sequence MDDIQGYLLIFYIWLASCIFLWFLFRNRANCRLPPSPFALPIIGHLHLLAPIPHQALHKLSNRYGPLIHIMLGSVPYVVVSSPEMAKTFLKTHETSFLNRPQTAIVDYLTYGSQDFLFAPYGPYWKFMKKIIMSELLGGRTLDLLLPVRRDEIRCFVELLLQKAKAREAIDVEAELLRVTNNVISRMLMRERCSENENEAGSVKKLIQEIAELSGKFNLSDYIWFCKNLDLQGFGKRVKDLRGRFDQMIDRIINEHQEVRRTRYQSNDGSEFVKDLLDILLDIADDEHAEMRLTRQNIKAFILDIFVAGTDTSAITTEWALAELINHPSIMQKAVEEIDTVIGKNRLIEESDITNLPYLQAIVKETLRLHPTAPIIGRESSEDCSIGGYRIPAKTGLFVNVWAINRDPNYWETPLEFKPERFLGEEGNTRGQLDVRGQHYQFMPFGSGRRGCPGTSLALQVVQTSLAVMIQCFEWKVTGGVNGKVDMEEGTGFTLPRAHPLNCIPVARLNPFPSM is encoded by the exons ATGGATGATATCCAAGGCTACTTGTTGATCTTCTATATTTGGCTAGCTTCTTGCATATTTCTCTGGTTTCTATTCAGAAACAGAGCGAATTGTCGCCTTCCTCCAAGCCCGTTTGCTTTGCCAATCATCGGTCACCTGCATCttcttgctccaattcctcaccAGGCACTTCACAAGCTTTCAAACAGGTATGGACCATTGATCCACATAATGCTTGGCTCTGTGCCTTATGTTGTTGTTTCATCACCTGAAATGGCCAAAACTTTCCTAAAAACTCATGAAACATCCTTTCTAAATCGACCACAAACAGCTATTGTAGACTACTTGACTTATGGCTCACAAGACTTCTTATTTGCACCTTATGGACCTTATTGGAAATTCATGAAAAAAATAATCATGTCTGAACTCCTTGGTGGTCGTACGTTAGACCTGCTTCTTCCTGTAAGACGCGATGAAATAAGATGTTTCGTCGAGTTATTGTTACAAAAGGCTAAAGCAAGGGAGGCAATAGATGTAGAAGCTGAGCTTCTGAGGGTCACAAATAATGTAATTTCAAGAATGCTAATGAGGGAAAGGTGTTCGGAAAATGAAAATGAAGCTGGGAGTGTAAAGAAGCTGATTCAAGAGATAGCTGAACTCTCTGGGAAATTTAATCTGTCGGATTATATTTGGTTTTGCAAGAACTTGGATTTGCAAGGTTTTGGAAAGAGGGTCAAGGATCTTCGCGGCAGGTTTGATCAGATGATTGATAGGATCATTAACGAACACCAAGAGGTAAGAAGGACTAGATATCAAAGCAACGATGGAAGCGAATTCGTGAAAGATCTTCTTGATATACTTCTCGATATAGCAGATGATGAACACGCAGAGATGAGACTGACAAGACAGAACATCAAGGCTTTCATTCTG GACATATTTGTTGCTGGCACTGATACTTCAGCAATCACAACAGAGTGGGCACTTGCAGAGCTGATTAACCATCCAAGCATTATGCAGAAAGCAGTAGAAGAAATCGATACCGTTATTGGAAAGAACCGACTTATCGAAGAATCAGACATCACAAACCTCCCCTATCTTCAAGCCATAGTTAAAGAAACTCTGAGACTACATCCTACTGCTCCTATAATTGGTAGAGAATCAAGTGAAGACTGTTCCATTGGTGGCTATCGTATACCGGCAAAAACTGGACTATTTGTCAATGTTTGGGCTATTAATAGGGATCCAAACTATTGGGAAACTCCACTTGAATTTAAACCAGAAAGATTTCTCGGTGAAGAGGGGAACACAAGAGGTCAATTGGATGTCAGGGGACAGCACTACCAGTTTATGCCATTTGGGAGCGGGCGCAGAGGCTGTCCTGGAACTTCATTAGCATTGCAGGTAGTTCAAACAAGCCTTGCTGTCATGATTCAGTGCTTTGAATGGAAGGTTACTGGTGGAGTGAATggtaaagtggacatggaagagGGAACTGGCTTCACTCTTCCTAGAGCTCATCCTTTGAATTGTATTCCAGTGGCTAGGCTTAATCCATTTCCATCAATGTAA